Within the Plasmodium relictum strain SGS1 genome assembly, chromosome: 12 genome, the region ttttttttttttgagaaaaAATGTATGTAGAATTAATcttattgaatttttttttttaagtattctacatttaaataatatctaaaaggaatttattttaaaatatgaatataaattattgaTGTAAAAATTTCTTTGCAGCTAAATGAACATTTTGATCAAATAAGGAACTTGTTATAATTCCATTAGGTTCATATAAAGGGTTTAAAAGAACTTTTATATAGTTTTCATGAACTATTTCAAAAAACGATCTTATATTTTCATCAGATGGTACATATATGTTTGTATTAGTggaattatttaattcatttttatttttaaataataataaaaattttatatgccCAGGTGTACAGTAAGCTGATAcactataattattaaaagaatcaATAGATTTTAGATACATATTTGAACTTCTCCAAACTAGTTCATCTAATGAATCTAATGACTGATGAATTATAAATTGTGCTAAATGTTCTGAAATATCCTTTTTTCCATTAATTGATAAGTCAGCTTCATATATAGGTATATCCCCTTTACCTATTATTGTTAAGACAAATACTTGATAAAATGATGAAGAATTATTTCCTGTATTTCTgttcatattttatataatttttatttttcacaAAATCCATGTATAAATATTCATCATTTattctaatatatttattgttattcttgattttttttttaaagcatATTTATCTTATAgcaatattttaaatttatttaaaatgaaataacatatatatatatatgaggatttttttttttttaatgataaaaataatttatttccaattttcaaaattacaatagaatttaaaaaatattagtaagactcatatttttaaaataattgatttcttaagtatatttataaatatatatatatatatttttttttttttattctaaattaaattaaaagtataatttttttattgttggATATAGcatagataaaaattatgaataaacaaactaatttttttattcaataaGAAATTTGTATTatggaaaaatatatatatatatgcccaatttaattttataccTTATTTGCATCGAAAATAtagtaataaatataaaaaaaaagaaaatatataactaTTAAAGcgtataattaaaaaaaaaaaaaaaatagaaaaaaattgtgaaaaaagaagaaatttttttctatatatatatatgcaaatACTTTTTACAATTGTATTTTTCCTTGATAACCAAATGtataattctaaaaaaatttcgAGGCAAGCTtataatttcaaaaatagaaaaattatttatcaaaaatttttaagtttTGGAACAAACTTcttaatttccttttttgGTTCTACctttttgaataattttatttgtattttacttttatcaataaatatagatttttttttagcatcttctaaaattttttttaattggtCATTTTCTAAGCTTGTTtctacaaaaataaaaaaaaaaaaaagtttagaacgaataaataaatatacattataacgcaaatttttatatatatcttaaattagtatgaaatttttcttaattctcttttaattaataattatgtaTTACGTGAAATTGGTGGATCTTTTTTTGTGATTGGCTCTTTCATAATTTTTGATATTTCAACACTTTTTGTATTTGTTTCTCTTTTTTGTGATTCCATACTTTGGGGGGTTCGGAacttaaaaatagaaaatttctttttagttTCACTTGGTTCTTTCTTTCCAAAATTCAGTTTAAAAATGGacgtttttttaatttcatgtTCCTTTTGTTTTTCAGATATAACTGCCtcacttttttcattttcagatttttttgaaaaactTTTACTTCTTTTTGTCTCAATAGTagaaatgtattttttattttctacttctttatttaaacttTCTTTAGAACTCTTAATAATTCccaattctttattttcatgtTTCTCAATAGGTAGAATTTTTGGAATAGTTTTATTCAAtagtttatttaaattttcttttttaggttcaacttttattttaaggGATggtttaattataattttagcAGTATCTTTAAGATTTGGAGGATTgctttttgttttattatctacattatctattttttctgtAACTTTGGGTTTTATaagtatttcttttttttgatataatggtgatttaattttttttccttcttctattttttcagCACTTACCACAATTTCcttattatttaaagaatattttttattttcaattgatttctttttttctaatttactTAACATATAATCATTTTTGTCTTTATTAGTTTCTGTTTTTACTACACTTTTTAAAGTAATTGATGGAGTATCTGccttttttaattcaatCTTTTCCGTCaagttttttataatattttttacattagatggtttatttttttcttgattATCTACAACATTTTgcactttttttatatctatattattattagtagAAGTAGTAGTATtaccatttttattattattattatcagtattactattattatcagTGTTACTATTATcattagtattattattaatatttttgttagtattattattagtaatagtgggattattattattgataTGGTTATTATCTTTAATTATCCCTTTATAAATTCCCTTTTCAAACTCCTTTACCTTTTCCTTAGCATTTGTTTCATTTACTTCTTTGACTTTTTCTGTTTTTAATCCTAtaagagaaaaatataatatatggTTATTTTTAGTTAAAACTAACTggttttatataaaaaaaattaggagatataaataaaataccccccaaaaaaattgttattaatagtaaaaataaatataaatataaaattaaatgttaAAATCCCTTTTTGTTAATTGTATTAGTACCTTCTATCTCTTTTTTAGAAGTATAAGGTTTAAAGGAAACTTTTTTCCCTCTTTGAATAGGTgcattattgttatttttaattattagcAGCTTTGTTTGAACTTTATGCTCTCCAACTTTTTGTAATCCAGACTTTTCTACGGCATCCTTACTTAAAACAATGCTTTTTTTAGTAAttaattttccttttaatcctatttttgtattattaattGGAGTTTTTTGTACCTTTTGTAAAATTGTTGGAGATGTGTTTAGACTTGAAATATCTGAGAATTTGCTTTGCTTCACTTGCTTAAATAATTCCGCTGGTAATATGGATTTACTAGGATACTGATATACAGATACATACATTTTTCCTATTATTTCtggattatttttatctattctTGAATAAATATCCCATGggcaattttttattaatgttttTTCACTAATAAAAGAACATTTTGATGTTCCTACTAATAATTTTCCCCTGACATCATGAACATCTATTCTGAAACTTGGAATTTCTCCAGGTGTTTTATGTGGCAATGTATTTAAATTGATAGTATTATCAACattaaatatgtatttttcaCTGTTTATTATATCATCAGGATTTTTAGGTTTTGTAACTCTTTTACTATTTTGAATAGCAGAATATGAAGTTTCGTGATTATATCTTACTACGCAAACAATTTTGGGATTTTCTAACGGATAATTAATTTCTACTAAGCCAATTTTTATATCAAATCCTAATAAATCCCTAGGAATAATGGAatcatcataatttttagtatttttttctaattcatGTTCTACCATATTATTTGATCTCATTCTActaattttatcattttcttccTTATTTCTCTTTACCATATCTGAAAAACTGTTTTCTTTGAAAACACTCATATGATCAATGTTATCATGGGGAAAATGTGATGGAGGTAACCAGCCATCATTTTGAGATGGCACAATTGGGGGTATAGGAGGAATTGGTGGACATGAATATTTACTATCTTCTAATAAT harbors:
- the TRAPPC2 gene encoding trafficking protein particle complex subunit 2, putative, which translates into the protein MNRNTGNNSSSFYQVFVLTIIGKGDIPIYEADLSINGKKDISEHLAQFIIHQSLDSLDELVWRSSNMYLKSIDSFNNYSVSAYCTPGHIKFLLLFKNKNELNNSTNTNIYVPSDENIRSFFEIVHENYIKVLLNPLYEPNGIITSSLFDQNVHLAAKKFLHQ